The following coding sequences lie in one Heliomicrobium undosum genomic window:
- a CDS encoding energy-coupling factor ABC transporter ATP-binding protein: protein MNGGKLEVKDLHYTYPDGHQAIKGLSFHIHPGESVAVIGGNGAGKTTLLLLLMGLLWPTRGEIVVEDMAVTKKTLPLIRQRMGMVFQDPDDQLFMTTVYDDVAFGPRNSKLDETEVEKRVEAALAAVGIAHLKDRAPFKLSGGEKRAAAIASVLSMGPRILVMDEPTAALDPKSRRRFMDLLGSFPHTKIITSHDLDMVYERCDRTIVVQNGQIIADGPTKTLLLDAKLMEESGLELPLAAQGCPVCGRRA, encoded by the coding sequence ATGAACGGCGGAAAACTGGAAGTCAAAGACCTGCATTACACCTATCCCGACGGCCACCAGGCCATCAAGGGGCTGTCGTTTCACATCCATCCGGGAGAGTCGGTGGCCGTCATCGGGGGAAACGGCGCCGGCAAAACGACGCTGCTGTTGCTGCTGATGGGCCTCCTTTGGCCCACGCGCGGCGAGATTGTCGTGGAAGACATGGCGGTGACAAAAAAGACCCTGCCCCTGATCCGGCAACGGATGGGCATGGTCTTTCAGGATCCCGATGATCAGTTGTTCATGACGACCGTCTATGATGATGTGGCCTTCGGCCCGCGCAACAGCAAGCTCGATGAAACAGAGGTGGAAAAGCGGGTCGAGGCGGCCCTGGCGGCTGTCGGGATCGCCCATCTCAAGGATCGAGCGCCCTTTAAGCTCTCCGGCGGCGAAAAGCGCGCTGCCGCCATCGCCTCCGTATTGTCCATGGGTCCCCGTATCCTCGTCATGGACGAGCCCACCGCCGCACTGGATCCGAAATCGAGAAGGCGGTTCATGGACCTGCTGGGTAGCTTTCCCCATACCAAAATCATCACCAGTCATGATCTGGACATGGTGTACGAACGCTGTGACCGGACGATCGTCGTCCAAAACGGCCAAATCATCGCCGACGGACCGACGAAAACGCTCCTGCTCGATGCAAAACTGATGGAAGAGAGCGGGCTGGAACTGCCGCTGGCCGCGCAGGGTTGCCCGGTGTGCGGCAGGCGCGCTTAA
- a CDS encoding threonine/serine exporter family protein translates to MSSSLHTIMNRATNSPVNGAIEFIVNAGRVLLESSAEVYRVQDTVQKMGTALGVDELESYVTPAGVFVSYIDSEGNPRTFFRRVSKRQVNLDRIAAVNHLSRQVARRDISLEQAFSELEIIENAPPLYSPLVKLCISAVTAAGSAAIFGGGWTECGLALLMAFVAFLLIDGTKVVAINYLRELLLGAVGTGLVLAARTAVNFDIGPVVVGVLLAAIPGAYMVNSVRDIIAGDLISGAIRGLESSGLTAALFGGAGITLAMVGTQYLSEPVEPQPPIIAVSFFVSALFSVYNQAPLRTVVSAGLTGMLSATILYLTVANEYTLILGMFWGAIAVAVASEVLARIHLVPVTVFIVGGFVPLIPGIWFFRATQFLFTGNYLYVLEPLMVGVGGIAAVGAGVAIVTAVVRHWKQNRWNIRLDWRYWRKRLNRGL, encoded by the coding sequence ATGAGCAGTTCCCTACATACTATCATGAACCGCGCCACCAACAGCCCTGTCAACGGCGCTATCGAGTTCATCGTCAACGCCGGCCGCGTGCTCCTCGAATCGAGCGCCGAGGTCTACCGGGTGCAAGACACGGTCCAAAAGATGGGGACCGCCCTCGGTGTCGACGAACTGGAGAGTTATGTCACCCCGGCAGGCGTCTTCGTCAGCTACATCGACAGCGAAGGGAACCCGCGCACCTTCTTCCGGCGCGTATCGAAGCGGCAGGTCAATCTCGACAGGATCGCGGCCGTCAATCATCTTTCCCGCCAGGTGGCCCGCAGGGACATTTCGCTGGAGCAGGCCTTTTCGGAGTTGGAAATAATCGAAAACGCCCCGCCCCTCTACTCCCCGTTGGTGAAGTTGTGCATCAGCGCGGTGACAGCTGCCGGCAGCGCCGCCATCTTCGGCGGCGGCTGGACCGAGTGCGGCCTCGCCCTGCTGATGGCCTTTGTCGCCTTTTTGCTGATCGACGGGACCAAGGTCGTGGCGATCAACTATCTGCGGGAACTGCTCCTCGGCGCCGTCGGAACGGGACTTGTCCTGGCGGCGCGCACGGCCGTCAACTTTGACATCGGTCCTGTCGTTGTCGGGGTGCTGCTGGCGGCCATCCCTGGGGCCTATATGGTCAACTCGGTCCGGGACATCATCGCCGGCGACTTGATTTCCGGCGCCATCCGGGGCTTGGAATCAAGCGGCCTGACGGCGGCCCTCTTCGGCGGGGCCGGCATCACGCTGGCCATGGTGGGCACCCAGTACCTGTCCGAGCCGGTCGAGCCGCAACCGCCGATCATCGCCGTCAGCTTTTTTGTCTCCGCCCTCTTCAGCGTCTACAACCAGGCGCCCCTGCGGACGGTGGTTTCGGCCGGACTGACGGGGATGCTCAGCGCCACGATACTCTATTTGACAGTCGCCAACGAGTACACGCTGATCCTCGGCATGTTCTGGGGCGCTATCGCCGTGGCCGTCGCCAGCGAGGTCCTCGCCCGCATCCACCTCGTCCCGGTCACCGTCTTCATCGTCGGCGGCTTTGTGCCGCTGATCCCGGGGATCTGGTTTTTCCGGGCCACCCAGTTTCTGTTCACGGGAAACTACCTCTACGTCCTGGAGCCGCTGATGGTCGGCGTCGGCGGCATCGCCGCCGTTGGGGCCGGTGTGGCGATTGTGACGGCGGTGGTGCGGCACTGGAAACAGAACCGCTGGAATATCCGCCTCGACTGGCGGTACTGGAGGAAACGGCTGAACCGGGGTTTGTAG
- a CDS encoding helix-turn-helix domain-containing protein, with amino-acid sequence MDIPARIRELSKSHGISYSEIARRIGVNSSYVSAMANGEKPVSTKRVSDICKVLNITVEQFYCINPLVKSDLLEVLENPDLEYGGEKVGDGLRVLLQSTCAALIDAYRNTHRSGSPL; translated from the coding sequence ATGGACATTCCGGCTAGGATTCGCGAATTAAGTAAAAGTCATGGTATTAGCTACAGTGAAATAGCTCGACGAATCGGCGTTAATTCAAGCTATGTATCTGCTATGGCAAATGGAGAAAAACCCGTTTCTACAAAGCGAGTTTCCGATATATGTAAGGTGTTGAATATTACGGTAGAACAGTTTTATTGCATTAACCCATTAGTCAAAAGTGACTTGTTGGAAGTGCTTGAAAATCCTGACTTAGAGTACGGTGGGGAAAAGGTCGGTGATGGGCTTCGCGTATTATTACAGAGCACATGCGCTGCTCTGATCGATGCGTACAGAAATACGCATCGATCCGGATCTCCTTTATGA
- a CDS encoding 3'-5' exoribonuclease YhaM family protein: MTHASVAAPTDRLMLKDLKHGQAFHDLLVVRRFSLMPYRDAAKGHYLTATLEDRSGKVEARAWDKGEQFAQILKEETVFRIRGQATEYQGAIQLHIHGVEPVDAREIDWGQFLPVTPLDRNQLEADLDSAIAAIANRHLKTLLARLFAEGDIRRAYLSAPAAMTHHQAYIGGLLEHSLGVRATALGLAASVPEADRDLLAAGAILHDIGKIEELQYQSVIGYTVAGNLLGHIVIGINLLDRQIRELPDFPEELRVRLLHLIASHHGEYEWQSPKRPQTAEALILHYADRFDADMFKVRQALAEAKDGWSPYLKGMDRRFYAGVAETSAAKNSPIDRSHAETSGRSSSETLHHRGGGGERS, encoded by the coding sequence GTGACGCACGCATCCGTTGCCGCCCCAACCGACCGCCTCATGCTCAAAGACCTCAAACACGGCCAGGCTTTTCACGACCTCCTGGTTGTTCGCCGTTTTTCCTTGATGCCCTACCGCGACGCCGCTAAGGGGCATTATCTGACGGCCACCTTGGAAGATCGATCAGGCAAGGTGGAGGCGAGAGCCTGGGACAAAGGGGAGCAGTTCGCCCAGATCCTGAAGGAGGAGACGGTCTTTCGCATCCGCGGCCAGGCCACCGAATATCAGGGGGCCATCCAGTTGCATATCCACGGCGTCGAACCGGTCGACGCCCGGGAGATCGACTGGGGCCAGTTCCTGCCTGTGACGCCGTTGGACCGCAACCAGCTCGAAGCGGACCTGGACAGCGCCATCGCCGCCATCGCCAACCGCCACCTGAAAACGCTGCTGGCGCGTCTCTTCGCCGAAGGGGACATCCGCCGCGCCTATCTGAGCGCCCCGGCGGCGATGACCCACCACCAGGCCTATATCGGCGGCCTCCTGGAGCACTCGCTCGGCGTCCGTGCGACAGCGCTCGGCCTCGCGGCCAGCGTGCCGGAAGCCGACCGGGACCTCCTGGCCGCCGGCGCCATCCTCCACGATATCGGAAAAATCGAGGAGCTTCAGTATCAGAGCGTCATCGGCTACACCGTCGCCGGCAACCTGCTCGGCCACATCGTCATCGGCATCAACCTTCTTGATCGGCAGATCCGCGAATTGCCGGATTTTCCGGAGGAATTGCGCGTAAGACTCCTGCACCTTATCGCCAGCCACCACGGCGAGTATGAGTGGCAGTCGCCCAAACGGCCCCAGACGGCAGAAGCCTTGATCCTCCATTACGCCGACCGCTTTGACGCCGACATGTTCAAGGTGCGCCAGGCTTTGGCCGAGGCGAAGGACGGCTGGTCTCCCTATCTGAAGGGCATGGACCGCCGATTCTACGCCGGCGTCGCTGAGACGAGCGCTGCCAAAAACAGCCCCATTGATAGGAGCCACGCCGAGACAAGCGGCCGGTCTTCCAGCGAGACGCTACACCACAGGGGAGGAGGAGGGGAGCGCTCATGA
- a CDS encoding PD-(D/E)XK nuclease family protein, translated as MSLRFILGRAGTGKSGACLDEIARELERSPQGPALLFLVPEQATFQTERALATMPGLEGAIRAQVFSFRRLAYRVLQEVGGSARIPIGELGKRMILRNLLEKHKDELRLFHRSAGQPGFADALAGALSELKLYNIDAGSLDRCQAEVIERQGAGLLADKIHDLALLYGALNAFLEGKYTDPDDYLHLLAQRIPGSVMLRDAEVWVDGFAGFTPQELSVLAALMSACRRVNVALCLDPAELDEPCDLDDPFFRTRETQAKLLQLAFDQGIVIEKAIYLGPAPGQTAPRFQQNPELQHLESFYFRRPAPPWPGGTQGLFVCAAANRRSEVEGAAREIIRLCRDRGYRWRDTAVLLRDLESYHDLIESIFGDFGIPLFMDSKRLAPHHPLVELIRSALEAVLRDWAYEPVFRYLKTDLVPISRGETDRLENYVLAHGIRGRRWRDAEPWLFRRRLTLGEDALSEFSDQELAELAEINDARDRARGALASFHKEVVRAKAVRPITAALYQLLIDLKAPEQISRWIAEAEVAGRIEEARAHRQVWSAVIDLFDQIVESLGETPLDLATYAVVMEAGLDSLKLSLIPPELDQVFVGSLDRSRCPDIRAAFVLGVSEGVLPARPKDDGIFDDKERERIHALTGLELAPGSRRRLFDEEYHVYVALTRAGERCYLSYPLADAEGRAQMPSSVIARVRELFPQVTDRTWLLEPGALPVGAVASGSVFAETATAETAAMVQTAAMAAQTTEDAAIQATATRDATVGRELAEEYIVHPARSLSYLIPSMREALAHRPSPLVWWAAYSWLAEQPAWRERLARVLSGLWHENREQYLPKPVSRRLFGDPLKASVSRIERFLACPFSHFISHGLRLKERRIFRLEAPDLGEFFHAALKQFGERVRQDRLDWGDMPQEELVRLTGEVVSDLAPQLQHEILLSTARHRYLTGRLQQTLSRAVTVLGEHARRGQFRPLALEVGFGPQELLPPVQVPLTGGRWMDLVGRIDRIDGVFAGDAPCLRVIDYKSNRADLKLADMAHGLKLQLLAYLDVALRHGNRLLQGCALSEGMPSSLLAPSECRPGGMLYFGVRDPLLPAGGPLTRDEADQAILKELKMRGHVLADPAVVALMDGHTQQGYSPLIPVGLKKDGSFYSASSVLTMEQFTLLRQYLQSIFARAGEAILDGLVSIRPYRRDDRLACGFCPYKPVCQFDLLLQDNDYRLLIDDPPEKIWEKIAAGPNAILEGVIR; from the coding sequence ATGAGCCTGCGCTTCATCCTGGGCCGGGCCGGGACAGGGAAGAGCGGCGCTTGTCTTGACGAGATCGCGCGAGAACTAGAACGGTCTCCCCAGGGTCCGGCGTTGCTGTTCCTCGTTCCCGAGCAGGCCACCTTCCAGACGGAACGGGCGCTGGCTACCATGCCCGGTCTGGAGGGCGCGATCCGGGCGCAGGTCTTTAGCTTTCGCCGCCTCGCCTACCGGGTGCTTCAGGAGGTGGGCGGCAGCGCGCGCATTCCCATCGGCGAGTTGGGAAAGCGCATGATCCTGCGCAACCTCCTGGAAAAGCACAAGGACGAACTGCGCCTCTTTCATCGTTCCGCCGGTCAGCCCGGTTTCGCCGACGCCCTCGCCGGCGCCTTGTCCGAGTTGAAACTGTACAACATCGACGCCGGCAGCCTGGACCGCTGCCAGGCCGAGGTGATCGAGCGCCAGGGCGCCGGATTGCTCGCTGACAAGATCCACGACCTGGCGCTGTTGTATGGCGCATTGAACGCTTTTCTGGAAGGCAAGTACACCGATCCCGACGATTATTTGCACCTGTTGGCCCAGCGCATCCCCGGCTCGGTCATGCTCCGCGACGCCGAAGTCTGGGTCGACGGCTTTGCCGGTTTTACCCCCCAGGAGTTGTCCGTCCTGGCGGCGCTCATGTCCGCCTGCCGCCGCGTCAACGTGGCGCTCTGTCTCGATCCAGCCGAACTGGACGAGCCCTGCGACCTCGACGATCCCTTTTTTCGCACCCGCGAGACCCAGGCGAAACTGCTGCAACTGGCCTTTGACCAGGGGATTGTCATCGAAAAAGCGATTTATCTCGGCCCTGCTCCCGGACAAACAGCGCCGCGCTTTCAGCAGAACCCCGAACTGCAACACCTGGAGTCCTTTTATTTCCGCCGTCCTGCGCCACCCTGGCCGGGCGGGACGCAAGGCCTCTTCGTCTGCGCCGCCGCCAACCGCCGCAGCGAAGTGGAGGGGGCGGCCCGGGAGATCATCCGCCTCTGCCGTGACCGGGGCTACCGCTGGCGCGATACGGCGGTCCTGTTGCGCGACCTCGAATCCTACCACGATCTGATCGAGAGCATCTTCGGTGATTTCGGCATCCCTCTGTTTATGGACAGCAAGCGCCTGGCGCCCCACCACCCGCTGGTGGAACTGATCCGGTCGGCCCTGGAGGCCGTCCTGCGCGACTGGGCCTATGAGCCTGTTTTTCGCTACTTAAAAACCGACCTGGTCCCCATCTCCCGGGGTGAGACGGACCGGCTGGAAAACTACGTGCTGGCCCACGGCATCCGGGGCCGGCGCTGGCGCGACGCTGAGCCCTGGCTCTTTCGCCGCCGCTTGACCCTGGGCGAGGACGCCTTGAGCGAATTCAGCGATCAGGAACTGGCCGAACTGGCCGAGATCAACGACGCCCGGGACCGGGCGCGTGGCGCCTTGGCCTCCTTTCACAAAGAAGTCGTCCGCGCAAAAGCGGTGCGCCCGATCACGGCGGCCCTCTATCAACTGCTCATCGACCTGAAGGCGCCCGAGCAGATCTCCCGCTGGATCGCCGAGGCGGAAGTAGCGGGACGGATCGAGGAGGCTCGCGCCCACCGGCAGGTCTGGTCAGCCGTCATCGACCTGTTCGACCAGATCGTCGAGTCCCTCGGCGAGACGCCCCTGGACCTGGCCACCTACGCCGTCGTCATGGAAGCGGGCCTGGACAGCCTGAAGCTCAGCCTTATCCCGCCGGAACTGGATCAGGTCTTCGTCGGCAGCCTTGATCGCTCCCGGTGCCCCGACATCCGGGCCGCCTTCGTCCTTGGCGTCTCCGAGGGGGTGCTCCCGGCGCGGCCCAAGGATGACGGCATCTTCGACGATAAGGAGCGCGAGCGCATCCACGCGTTGACAGGCCTCGAACTGGCGCCAGGCAGCCGCCGCCGGCTTTTTGATGAGGAGTACCACGTCTATGTGGCCCTCACCCGCGCCGGTGAACGCTGTTACCTCAGCTACCCTTTGGCTGATGCGGAAGGGCGGGCGCAAATGCCCTCTTCGGTGATCGCCCGGGTGCGGGAACTGTTCCCACAGGTGACGGATCGGACCTGGCTGCTGGAGCCGGGCGCCTTGCCGGTTGGCGCGGTCGCTTCAGGCAGCGTTTTTGCAGAGACCGCAACGGCAGAAACCGCTGCTATGGTCCAAACCGCTGCCATGGCAGCACAAACCACAGAAGACGCAGCCATACAAGCCACAGCCACGAGAGATGCGACCGTTGGACGCGAACTGGCCGAGGAATATATCGTCCATCCCGCGCGCAGTCTCTCTTACCTGATCCCCTCCATGCGGGAGGCTCTGGCCCATCGTCCGTCGCCGCTCGTCTGGTGGGCGGCTTACTCCTGGCTGGCCGAACAGCCGGCTTGGCGGGAGCGCCTGGCGCGGGTGCTCTCCGGTCTCTGGCATGAAAACCGCGAGCAGTACCTGCCGAAGCCCGTCAGCCGCCGCCTTTTCGGCGATCCCTTGAAGGCCAGCGTCTCCCGGATCGAGCGCTTTTTGGCCTGCCCCTTTTCCCATTTCATCTCCCACGGCCTCCGGCTGAAAGAACGGCGGATCTTCCGCCTCGAAGCGCCCGATCTGGGCGAGTTTTTCCATGCCGCCTTGAAGCAGTTCGGCGAGCGCGTGCGCCAGGACCGGCTCGACTGGGGCGATATGCCCCAGGAGGAACTGGTCCGCCTCACCGGCGAGGTCGTATCCGACCTGGCGCCGCAACTACAACACGAGATCCTGCTCAGCACCGCCCGCCACCGTTACCTGACCGGGCGGCTGCAGCAGACCTTGTCCAGGGCCGTCACCGTCCTCGGCGAGCATGCCCGGCGCGGCCAATTCCGGCCCCTCGCTTTGGAGGTCGGCTTCGGGCCGCAGGAACTGCTGCCGCCGGTGCAGGTGCCCCTGACGGGCGGGCGATGGATGGACTTGGTGGGCCGCATCGACCGCATCGACGGCGTCTTCGCCGGCGACGCGCCCTGTCTGCGCGTCATCGACTACAAGTCCAACCGAGCCGATCTGAAATTGGCCGACATGGCTCACGGCCTGAAACTGCAACTGCTCGCCTACCTCGACGTGGCGCTGCGCCACGGCAACCGGCTTTTGCAGGGATGCGCCCTCAGCGAGGGCATGCCGTCATCGTTGCTCGCCCCATCTGAGTGCCGCCCTGGCGGGATGCTCTACTTCGGTGTCCGCGATCCGCTACTCCCGGCAGGCGGCCCCTTGACAAGGGATGAGGCCGATCAGGCCATCCTCAAGGAATTGAAGATGCGCGGCCATGTCCTGGCCGACCCGGCCGTGGTGGCCCTCATGGACGGTCATACCCAACAGGGCTACTCACCGCTCATCCCGGTGGGATTGAAAAAAGACGGCAGCTTCTACAGCGCTTCCTCCGTCTTGACGATGGAACAGTTCACCCTCCTGCGCCAATACCTGCAAAGCATCTTTGCCCGCGCCGGCGAGGCCATCCTGGACGGGCTGGTCTCCATCCGTCCTTACCGCCGCGACGACCGGCTCGCCTGCGGCTTTTGCCCCTATAAACCGGTCTGCCAGTTCGACCTGCTGCTGCAGGACAACGACTACCGCCTGCTCATCGACGACCCGCCGGAGAAGATCTGGGAAAAGATCGCCGCCGGCCCCAACGCCATTCTTGAGGGGGTGATCCGATGA